Part of the Vigna unguiculata cultivar IT97K-499-35 chromosome 3, ASM411807v1, whole genome shotgun sequence genome, AGAGATGTACTTCTCTGAGAAAATTGATTACCTCAAGGACAAGGTGCAGCCCACCTTTGTCAAGGAGCGTCGAGCTATGAAGGTTTGTATAGTACTTGAAAATATGGAATTAGAAGTTACTTTAAAGTTTATTCACTGTTATTTGGGTGTTTGACAGAGAGAATATGAAGAGTTTAAGGTAAGGATCAATGCACTTGTGGCAAAAGCTCAGAAGGTTCCACAGGGAGGATGGATTATGCAGGATGGAACACCATGGCCAGGAAACAATACGAAGGATCATCCTGGTATGATTCAAGTCTTTCTTGGTCACAGTGGAGGTCATGATACTGAAGGAAACGAGCTTCCTCGTCTTGTTTATGTTTCCAGAGAGAAAAGGCCAGGATTCCAGCACCACAAGAAAGCTGGGGCTATGAATGCTTTGGTAGAGCTTTTTTAGCAGTTTTTGCTGTTCTTATGATGTCCATTCACCTTTATGAGCCACAAATACtagacttttaaaattaatgctGCAATTTACAGATTCGGGTCTCTGCTGTGCTTACAAATGCTCCTTTCATGCTGAATTTGGATTGTGATCATTATGTCAATAACAGCAAAGCTGCTAGAGAGGCCATGTGTTTCTTAATGGACCCCCAAACTGGGAAGAAGGTCTGCTATGTCCAGTTTCCTCAAAGATTCGATGGCATTGATAGGCACGATCGTTATGCCAATAGGAACACAGTTTTCTTTGATGTAAGTCCTGCAAGAAACATAACATCAGCATGGATTGGTCTTTTCTCgaacatttgatttttttattttttttttcatttttactcttTTGTTTAGTAGTGTAAGTTAGTATTAACCATTTCCAAAACTTCTTTCTGTTTCTGTGCAGATAAATATGAAGGGTCTAGATGGTATTCAGGGTCCTGCATATGTTGGTACTGGGTGTGTATTTAGGAGACAAGCTTTATACGGTTATAATCCTCCCAAGGGTACCAAACGTCCAAAAATGATAAGCTGTGACTGCTGCCCATGTTTTGGAAAGCGCAAGAAGGTTAAGTATGAAGGGAATGGTGCAGATGGAGAGGTTGCAACCCTAACAGGTTCTAATATTTATGATCACTAATGTTGACAGTAActtcaattcaaatatatttaatttttaccttTTCTAACTCATGTTCCATTCCATGTCTAAATAGGACCGGATGATGAAAAACAGATGTTGATGTCCCAGATGAATTTTGAGAAGAAATTTGGGCAGTCATCTATCTTTGTGACTTCAACCTTGATGGAAGAGGGTGGTGTGCCTCCTTCCTCAAGTCCAGCAAGCCAGCTTAAAGAAGCCATTCACGTAATCAGCTGTGGATATGAAGATAAAACTGAATGGGGAATTGAGGTAACACAAGTAACCTAAAGACTCCTTGATATCTTGTTCACACTATGAAAATCAGCTCATCCatggtatttttcttttcaaatatgcAGCTGGGTTGGATTTATGGGTCTATTACAGAGGATATTCTAACAGGTTTTAAGATGCATTGCCGTGGTTGGAGGTCCATTTATTGCATGCCTAAGAGACCTGCATTCAAGGGTACTGCTCCCATCAACTTGTCTGATAGGCTTAACCAGGTGCTTCGTTGGGCACTTGGCTCCATTGAAATCTTCTTCAGTCGCCATTGTCCTTTATGGTATGGCTATAAGGAAGGGAAGTTGAAGTGGCTTGAGCGATTTGCGTATGCAAACACAACTGTCTACCCCTTCACCTCCATACCTCTAGTTGCCTACTGTGTCCTTCCTGCTGTCTGTTTGCTCACTGATAAATTCATCATGCCACCGGTAACAACATCATTCTAATTCTCACATGCTGAAAAATTAGTTAGACATACCATGCTTTTGAAATTATAGAATTCCAAATTTCCGTAATGTTAGCTTAAAAAAATCTGAATTCTCACGACTTTCGAATGTAGAGCACGACTTAAATCTGTAATTATAGAATGGGTGCCAAGCTTATTTGCTTATAAATATACCTTTTGGTTGCTGATGATGCAGATAAGCACTTTTGCGGGTTTGTACTTCGTTGCTCTATTCTCTTCAATCATTGCAACTGGTCTTCTTGAGTTGAAATGGAGTGGAGTGAGCATTGAGGAATGGTGGAGAAATGAGCAATTCTGGGTCATTGGTGGTGTGTCAGCTCATCTCTTTGCTGTCATACAAGGTCTTCTGAAGGTTTTGGCTGGAATTGACACTAACTTCACTGTTACATCAAAGGCAGCGGATGATGAAGAATTTGGAGAACTATACACCTTTAAGTGGACTACTCTCCTGATTCCTCCAACCACTATCCTAATAATCAATATTGTCGGCGTTGTTGCTGGAATCTCAGATGCCATAAACAATGGGTACCAATCCTGGGGACCTCTATTTGGAAAATTGTTCTTCTCATTTTGGGTGATTGTCCATCTGTATCCATTCCTTAAAGGTTTGATGGGTCGCCAAAACCGCACACCCACCATAGTTGTTATATGGTCGATACTGTTGGCTTCCATTTTCTCCTTGCTTTGGGTAAGAATTGATCCATTCGTATTAAAAACTAAGGGACCTGATACCAAGCTATGTGGAATCAACTGTTAAAAGAC contains:
- the LOC114177871 gene encoding cellulose synthase A catalytic subunit 7 [UDP-forming]-like, producing the protein MEASAGLVAGSHNRNELVVIHGHEEHKPLKNLDGQVCEICGDDVGVTVDGDLFVACNECGFPACRPCYEYERREGRQVCPQCKTRYKRLKGSPRVEGDDDEEDVDDIEHEFNIDDQMNKHNHSAEAMLHGKMSYGRGPEDEDNSQFPAVIAGGRSRPVSGELPISSHYGEHPSLHNRVHPYPASDPRNGRWDESKDDRMDDWKLQQGNLGPEPDEDPDAAMLDEARQPLSRKIPIASSKVNPYRMVIVARLVVLAFFLRYRLMNPVHDALGLWLTSIICEIWFAFSWILDQFPKWFPIDRETYLDRLSIRYEREGEPNMLAPVDVFVSTVDPMKEPPLVTANTVLSILAMDYPVEKISCYISDDGASMCTFESLSETAEFARKWVPFCKKFSIEPRAPEMYFSEKIDYLKDKVQPTFVKERRAMKREYEEFKVRINALVAKAQKVPQGGWIMQDGTPWPGNNTKDHPGMIQVFLGHSGGHDTEGNELPRLVYVSREKRPGFQHHKKAGAMNALIRVSAVLTNAPFMLNLDCDHYVNNSKAAREAMCFLMDPQTGKKVCYVQFPQRFDGIDRHDRYANRNTVFFDINMKGLDGIQGPAYVGTGCVFRRQALYGYNPPKGTKRPKMISCDCCPCFGKRKKVKYEGNGADGEVATLTGPDDEKQMLMSQMNFEKKFGQSSIFVTSTLMEEGGVPPSSSPASQLKEAIHVISCGYEDKTEWGIELGWIYGSITEDILTGFKMHCRGWRSIYCMPKRPAFKGTAPINLSDRLNQVLRWALGSIEIFFSRHCPLWYGYKEGKLKWLERFAYANTTVYPFTSIPLVAYCVLPAVCLLTDKFIMPPISTFAGLYFVALFSSIIATGLLELKWSGVSIEEWWRNEQFWVIGGVSAHLFAVIQGLLKVLAGIDTNFTVTSKAADDEEFGELYTFKWTTLLIPPTTILIINIVGVVAGISDAINNGYQSWGPLFGKLFFSFWVIVHLYPFLKGLMGRQNRTPTIVVIWSILLASIFSLLWVRIDPFVLKTKGPDTKLCGINC